In Oncorhynchus keta strain PuntledgeMale-10-30-2019 chromosome 19, Oket_V2, whole genome shotgun sequence, a single genomic region encodes these proteins:
- the LOC118398872 gene encoding uncharacterized protein LOC118398872 isoform X3, whose amino-acid sequence MAQSIEGDRRRSGQTGKSLCQCQSPHDNDNVVIHDPECSAILELDSSESSEESSEEDIVKCSTEPEVVGPAMELERRIEEMRRRNEALLKRFKEVEEDRRRAERRGAALLPKSTKLVKTSSAHTTDVSDQWESLTITVMNQKDTRLVARRSNGGRRQPKSRRLEDRLEKRCGEEKHILEERQLIICTIDNGEDAGDYCTDHSGSTSDVERREYLRWKRRNRSIVELLDQDNLAVHLQSSKEQMELVDQDDLAVHLQSSKEQMDLLDQDDLAVHLQSSREQMELLDQDDLAVHLQSSRKQRKKAR is encoded by the exons ATGGCCCAAAGTATTGAAG GTGACAGGCGCAGGTCGGGTCAGACTGGGAAAAGTCTATGCCAATGCCAGAGTCCCCATGACAACGATAATGTGGTCATACACGACCCTGAATGCAGCGCCATACTGGAACTAGATTCTTCAGAATCGTCTGAGGAATCTTCAGAAGAAGACATTGTGAAG TGTTCTACAGAGCCGGAGGTTGTAGGCCCAGCCATGGAGCTGgaaaggaggatagaggagatgaggaggcgAAATGAGGCTTTGCTGAAAAGGTTCAAA GAAgttgaggaggacaggagaagggcTGAGCGTAGGGGGGCAGCCCTGCTTCCCAAAAGCACCAAActggtcaaaaccagttcagctCATACCACTGATGTGTCGGACCAGTGGGAGAGCCTCACCATCACCGTAATGAACCAG AAGGACACCCGTTTGGTGGCAAGGCGGTCTAATGGAGGCAGAAGGCAGCCCAAATCACGGAGGTTGGAGGACCGCCTGGAAAAGAGATGTGGGGAGGAGAAACACATTTTGGAGGAAAGGCAACTGATAATCTGCACTATAGACAACGGTGAG GATGCAGGAGACTACTGCACTGACCACAGTGGCAGCACATCGGACGTAGAGAGGCGAGAGTACCTACGCTGGAAGAGACGCAACCGCTCGATTGTGGAACTGCTCGACCAGGACAATCTGGCAGTACACCTACAGAGCAGCAAGGAGCAGATGGAACTGGTCGACCAGGACGACCTGGCAGTACACCTACAGAGCAGCAAGGAACAGATGGATCTGCTCGACCAGGACGACCTGGCAGTACACCTCCAGAGCAGCAGGGAGCAGATGGAACTGCTCGACCAGGACGACCTGGCAGTACACCTCCAGAGCAGCAGGAAGCAGCGTAAGAAGGCCCGTTAG
- the LOC118398870 gene encoding complement C1q-like protein 2 isoform X2: MRTSQTSQQTSPTRFVESPAMESVLAVVVLLCCCAVETQTESEVDGLLRELTARVEKLESEYNGKPKVAFTASIRVSDEHYHLGPFDEDTTVVYKKVITNIGEAYNPDTGVFTAPVRGAYYFTFTCNVGNSGVANAALLKNGVNMAAVYEYANPISGIYHSGANGVILDLVEGDKVNVVLWSGSSIFDNSRISMFSGYLLFPIDNK; this comes from the exons ATGAGGACCAGTCAGACATCTCAGCAAACCTCTCCCACCCGGTTCGTTGAAAGCCCTGCGATGGAGTCGGTTTTGGCTGTGGTGGTGTTGCTTTGCTGTTGTGCGGTTGAGACTCAGACAGAGAGTGAGGTTGACGGGCTGCTGAGGGAACTGACAGCCCGGGTGGAGAAACTGGAGAGTGAGTATAATG GCAAACCAAAAGTGGCCTTCACCGCTTCAATTAGGGTCAGTGATGAACATTATCACTTAGGACCTTTCGACGAGGACACCACTGTGGTGTATAAAAAGGTCATTACAAACATTGGTGAAGCATATAACCCAGATACAG GTGTCTTTACTGCACCTGTGAGAGGGGCCTACTACTTCACATTCACTTGCAATGTTGGGAATTCAGGGGTGGCGAATGCAGCGTTGCTAAAGAACGGTGTGAACATGGCTGCCGTCTATGAATATGCCAACCCAATATCCGGTATTTACCACAGCGGGGCCAATGGAGTCATACTAGACCTAGTGGAAGGAGACAAAGTCAATGTGGTTCTCTGGAGTGGCAGTAGCATATTTGACAACAGCAGAATTAGCATGTTCAGTGGTTACCTTCTATTTCCTATCGATAATAAGTAA
- the LOC118398869 gene encoding complement C1q-like protein 2 isoform X1, whose amino-acid sequence MEAVCVLLLLLSCCSLSGAQVESSSEGNVTNEISQRFDDKVGNNLMKEPMESLGEVAGTTGSRSDIYTVLRELSAKVEDLEKAGNERTKVAFSASLFPSSQHRGPFNIDTTLIFTNVITNIGQAYNSGTGVFAAPVRGVYYFTFTCNSGTTGKVNAALLKNGQKMAAVIENGHVDSMGSNSVILQLDEGDHVNIILWSDNSIYDNGYRSTFTGVLLFPM is encoded by the exons ATGGAGGCTGTCTGTGTTCTGCTGCTGTTGCTGAGCTGCTGTAGTCTGTCTGGTGCGCAAGTTGAGAGCAGTAGTGAGGGAAACGTCACAAACGAAATCTCTCAACGCTTTGACGACAAAGTAGGAAACAACTTGATGAAAGAGCCGATGGAGAGTCTCGGTGAAGTGGCAGGCACCACCGGCTCCCGATCGGACATCTACACTGTGCTGAGAGAACTTAGTGCCAAAGTGGAAGATCTGGAGAAGGCAGGTAATG AGAGAACTAAGGTGGCGTTCTCAGCATCACTTTTCCCATCATCTCAACACAGAGGGCCCTTTAATATTGACACCACCCTGATATTCACAAATGTTATCACAAACATTGGCCAAGCTTACAACTCTGGAACAG GTGTCTTTGCTGCACCGGTGAGAGGGGTCTACTACTTCACGTTCACTTGCAATTCTGGGACTACAGGAAAAGTGAATGCGGCCCTGTTGAAGAATGGCCAAAAAATGGCTGCAGTGATTGAAAATGGTCATGTTGACAGCATGGGGTCAAATAGTGTAATACTGCAGTTAGATGAAGGTGATCATGTTAACATTATCCTCTGGAGTGACAACAGCATCTATGATAATGGATACAGGAGCACATTCACTGGTGTCCTGCTCTTTCCAATGTGA
- the LOC118398870 gene encoding complement C1q-like protein 2 isoform X5 gives MRTSQTSQQTSPTRFVESPAMESVLAVVVLLCCCAVETQTESEVDGLLRELTARVEKLESKPKVAFTASIRVSDEHYHLGPFDEDTTVVYKKVITNIGEAYNPDTGVFTAPVRGAYYFTFTCNVGNSGVANAALLKNGVNMAAVYEYANPISGIYHSGANGVILDLVEGDKVNVVLWSGSSIFDNSRISMFSGYLLFPIDNK, from the exons ATGAGGACCAGTCAGACATCTCAGCAAACCTCTCCCACCCGGTTCGTTGAAAGCCCTGCGATGGAGTCGGTTTTGGCTGTGGTGGTGTTGCTTTGCTGTTGTGCGGTTGAGACTCAGACAGAGAGTGAGGTTGACGGGCTGCTGAGGGAACTGACAGCCCGGGTGGAGAAACTGGAGA GCAAACCAAAAGTGGCCTTCACCGCTTCAATTAGGGTCAGTGATGAACATTATCACTTAGGACCTTTCGACGAGGACACCACTGTGGTGTATAAAAAGGTCATTACAAACATTGGTGAAGCATATAACCCAGATACAG GTGTCTTTACTGCACCTGTGAGAGGGGCCTACTACTTCACATTCACTTGCAATGTTGGGAATTCAGGGGTGGCGAATGCAGCGTTGCTAAAGAACGGTGTGAACATGGCTGCCGTCTATGAATATGCCAACCCAATATCCGGTATTTACCACAGCGGGGCCAATGGAGTCATACTAGACCTAGTGGAAGGAGACAAAGTCAATGTGGTTCTCTGGAGTGGCAGTAGCATATTTGACAACAGCAGAATTAGCATGTTCAGTGGTTACCTTCTATTTCCTATCGATAATAAGTAA
- the LOC118398872 gene encoding uncharacterized protein LOC118398872 isoform X2, translating into MAQSIEGDRRRSGQTGKSLCQCQSPHDNDNVVIHDPECSAILELDSSESSEESSEEDIVKCSTEPEVVGPAMELERRIEEMRRRNEALLKRFKEVEEDRRRAERRGAALLPKSTKLVKTSSAHTTDVSDQWESLTITVMNQVPTQDTRLVARRSNGGRRQPKSRRLEDRLEKRCGEEKHILEERQLIICTIDNGEDAGDYCTDHSGSTSDVERREYLRWKRRNRSIVELLDQDNLAVHLQSSKEQMELVDQDDLAVHLQSSKEQMDLLDQDDLAVHLQSSREQMELLDQDDLAVHLQSSRKQRKKAR; encoded by the exons ATGGCCCAAAGTATTGAAG GTGACAGGCGCAGGTCGGGTCAGACTGGGAAAAGTCTATGCCAATGCCAGAGTCCCCATGACAACGATAATGTGGTCATACACGACCCTGAATGCAGCGCCATACTGGAACTAGATTCTTCAGAATCGTCTGAGGAATCTTCAGAAGAAGACATTGTGAAG TGTTCTACAGAGCCGGAGGTTGTAGGCCCAGCCATGGAGCTGgaaaggaggatagaggagatgaggaggcgAAATGAGGCTTTGCTGAAAAGGTTCAAA GAAgttgaggaggacaggagaagggcTGAGCGTAGGGGGGCAGCCCTGCTTCCCAAAAGCACCAAActggtcaaaaccagttcagctCATACCACTGATGTGTCGGACCAGTGGGAGAGCCTCACCATCACCGTAATGAACCAGGTGCCAACCCAG GACACCCGTTTGGTGGCAAGGCGGTCTAATGGAGGCAGAAGGCAGCCCAAATCACGGAGGTTGGAGGACCGCCTGGAAAAGAGATGTGGGGAGGAGAAACACATTTTGGAGGAAAGGCAACTGATAATCTGCACTATAGACAACGGTGAG GATGCAGGAGACTACTGCACTGACCACAGTGGCAGCACATCGGACGTAGAGAGGCGAGAGTACCTACGCTGGAAGAGACGCAACCGCTCGATTGTGGAACTGCTCGACCAGGACAATCTGGCAGTACACCTACAGAGCAGCAAGGAGCAGATGGAACTGGTCGACCAGGACGACCTGGCAGTACACCTACAGAGCAGCAAGGAACAGATGGATCTGCTCGACCAGGACGACCTGGCAGTACACCTCCAGAGCAGCAGGGAGCAGATGGAACTGCTCGACCAGGACGACCTGGCAGTACACCTCCAGAGCAGCAGGAAGCAGCGTAAGAAGGCCCGTTAG
- the LOC118398870 gene encoding complement C1q-like protein 2 isoform X3: MRTSQTSQQTSPTRFVESPAMESVLAVVVLLCCCAVETQTESEVDGLLRELTARVEKLESKPKVAFTASLMVNDEHYHLGPFDENTTVVYKKVITNIGEAYNPDTGVFTAPVRGAYYFTFTCNVGNSGKANAALLKNDVKMVAVYETANPKFGIYHGGANGVTLDLVEGDKVYVVLWSGSSMFDNSRINMFSGYLLFPITTK, translated from the exons ATGAGGACCAGTCAGACATCTCAGCAAACCTCTCCCACCCGGTTCGTTGAAAGCCCTGCGATGGAGTCGGTTTTGGCTGTGGTGGTGTTGCTTTGCTGTTGTGCGGTTGAGACTCAGACAGAGAGTGAGGTTGACGGGCTGCTGAGGGAACTGACAGCCCGGGTGGAGAAACTGGAGA GCAAACCAAAAGTGGCCTTCACCGCTTCACTTATGGTCAATGATGAACATTATCACTTAGGACCTTTCGACGAGAACACCACCGTGGTGTATAAAAAGGTCATTACAAACATTGGTGAAGCATATAACCCAGATACAG GTGTCTTTACTGCACCTGTGAGAGGGGCCTACTACTTCACATTCACTTGCAATGTTGGGAATTCAGGGAAGGCGAATGCAGCGTTGCTTAAGAACGATGTGAAAATGGTTGCCGTCTATGAAACTGCCAACCCAAAATTCGGCATTTACCACGGCGGGGCCAATGGAGTCACACTAGACCTAGTGGAAGGAGACAAAGTCTATGTGGTTCTCTGGAGTGGCAGTAGCATGTTTGACAACAGCAGAATTAACATGTTCAGTGGTTACCTTCTATTTCCTATCACTACTAAGTAA
- the LOC118398870 gene encoding complement C1q-like protein 2 isoform X4, with amino-acid sequence MRTSQTSQQTSPTRFVEIPAMESVLAVVVLLCCCVVETQTESEVDGLLRELTARVEKLESKPKVAFTASIRVSDEHYHLGPFDEDTTVVYKKVITNIGEAYNPDTGVFTAPVRGAYYFTFTCNVGNSGVANAALLKNGVNMAAVYEYANPISGIYHSGANGVILDLVEGDKVNVVLWSGSSIFDNSRISMFSGYLLFPIDNK; translated from the exons ATGAGGACCAGTCAGACATCTCAGCAAACCTCTCCCACCCGGTTCGTTGAAATCCCTGCGATGGAGTCGGTTTTGGCTGTGGTGGTGTTGCTTTGCTGTTGTGTGGTTGAGACTCAGACAGAGAGTGAGGTTGACGGGCTGCTGAGGGAACTGACAGCCCGGGTGGAGAAACTGGAGA GCAAACCAAAAGTGGCCTTCACCGCTTCAATTAGGGTCAGTGATGAACATTATCACTTAGGACCTTTCGACGAGGACACCACTGTGGTGTATAAAAAGGTCATTACAAACATTGGTGAAGCATATAACCCAGATACAG GTGTCTTTACTGCACCTGTGAGAGGGGCCTACTACTTCACATTCACTTGCAATGTTGGGAATTCAGGGGTGGCGAATGCAGCGTTGCTAAAGAACGGTGTGAACATGGCTGCCGTCTATGAATATGCCAACCCAATATCCGGTATTTACCACAGCGGGGCCAATGGAGTCATACTAGACCTAGTGGAAGGAGACAAAGTCAATGTGGTTCTCTGGAGTGGCAGTAGCATATTTGACAACAGCAGAATTAGCATGTTCAGTGGTTACCTTCTATTTCCTATCGATAATAAGTAA
- the LOC118398870 gene encoding complement C1q-like protein 2 isoform X1 produces MRTSQTSQQTSPTRFVEIPAMESVLAVVVLLCCCVVETQTESEVDGLLRELTARVEKLESEYNGKPKVAFTASIRVSDEHYHLGPFDEDTTVVYKKVITNIGEAYNPDTGVFTAPVRGAYYFTFTCNVGNSGVANAALLKNGVNMAAVYEYANPISGIYHSGANGVILDLVEGDKVNVVLWSGSSIFDNSRISMFSGYLLFPIDNK; encoded by the exons ATGAGGACCAGTCAGACATCTCAGCAAACCTCTCCCACCCGGTTCGTTGAAATCCCTGCGATGGAGTCGGTTTTGGCTGTGGTGGTGTTGCTTTGCTGTTGTGTGGTTGAGACTCAGACAGAGAGTGAGGTTGACGGGCTGCTGAGGGAACTGACAGCCCGGGTGGAGAAACTGGAGAGTGAGTATAATG GCAAACCAAAAGTGGCCTTCACCGCTTCAATTAGGGTCAGTGATGAACATTATCACTTAGGACCTTTCGACGAGGACACCACTGTGGTGTATAAAAAGGTCATTACAAACATTGGTGAAGCATATAACCCAGATACAG GTGTCTTTACTGCACCTGTGAGAGGGGCCTACTACTTCACATTCACTTGCAATGTTGGGAATTCAGGGGTGGCGAATGCAGCGTTGCTAAAGAACGGTGTGAACATGGCTGCCGTCTATGAATATGCCAACCCAATATCCGGTATTTACCACAGCGGGGCCAATGGAGTCATACTAGACCTAGTGGAAGGAGACAAAGTCAATGTGGTTCTCTGGAGTGGCAGTAGCATATTTGACAACAGCAGAATTAGCATGTTCAGTGGTTACCTTCTATTTCCTATCGATAATAAGTAA
- the LOC118398869 gene encoding complement C1q-like protein 2 isoform X2, with amino-acid sequence MEAVCVLLLLLSCCSLSGAQVESSSEGNVTNEISQRFDDKVGNNLMKEPMESLGEVAGTTGSRSDIYTVLRELSAKVEDLEKAERTKVAFSASLFPSSQHRGPFNIDTTLIFTNVITNIGQAYNSGTGVFAAPVRGVYYFTFTCNSGTTGKVNAALLKNGQKMAAVIENGHVDSMGSNSVILQLDEGDHVNIILWSDNSIYDNGYRSTFTGVLLFPM; translated from the exons ATGGAGGCTGTCTGTGTTCTGCTGCTGTTGCTGAGCTGCTGTAGTCTGTCTGGTGCGCAAGTTGAGAGCAGTAGTGAGGGAAACGTCACAAACGAAATCTCTCAACGCTTTGACGACAAAGTAGGAAACAACTTGATGAAAGAGCCGATGGAGAGTCTCGGTGAAGTGGCAGGCACCACCGGCTCCCGATCGGACATCTACACTGTGCTGAGAGAACTTAGTGCCAAAGTGGAAGATCTGGAGAAGGCAG AGAGAACTAAGGTGGCGTTCTCAGCATCACTTTTCCCATCATCTCAACACAGAGGGCCCTTTAATATTGACACCACCCTGATATTCACAAATGTTATCACAAACATTGGCCAAGCTTACAACTCTGGAACAG GTGTCTTTGCTGCACCGGTGAGAGGGGTCTACTACTTCACGTTCACTTGCAATTCTGGGACTACAGGAAAAGTGAATGCGGCCCTGTTGAAGAATGGCCAAAAAATGGCTGCAGTGATTGAAAATGGTCATGTTGACAGCATGGGGTCAAATAGTGTAATACTGCAGTTAGATGAAGGTGATCATGTTAACATTATCCTCTGGAGTGACAACAGCATCTATGATAATGGATACAGGAGCACATTCACTGGTGTCCTGCTCTTTCCAATGTGA
- the LOC118398872 gene encoding uncharacterized protein LOC118398872 isoform X1: MAQSIEGDRRRSGQTGKSLCQCQSPHDNDNVVIHDPECSAILELDSSESSEESSEEDIVKCSTEPEVVGPAMELERRIEEMRRRNEALLKRFKEVEEDRRRAERRGAALLPKSTKLVKTSSAHTTDVSDQWESLTITVMNQVPTQKDTRLVARRSNGGRRQPKSRRLEDRLEKRCGEEKHILEERQLIICTIDNGEDAGDYCTDHSGSTSDVERREYLRWKRRNRSIVELLDQDNLAVHLQSSKEQMELVDQDDLAVHLQSSKEQMDLLDQDDLAVHLQSSREQMELLDQDDLAVHLQSSRKQRKKAR; the protein is encoded by the exons ATGGCCCAAAGTATTGAAG GTGACAGGCGCAGGTCGGGTCAGACTGGGAAAAGTCTATGCCAATGCCAGAGTCCCCATGACAACGATAATGTGGTCATACACGACCCTGAATGCAGCGCCATACTGGAACTAGATTCTTCAGAATCGTCTGAGGAATCTTCAGAAGAAGACATTGTGAAG TGTTCTACAGAGCCGGAGGTTGTAGGCCCAGCCATGGAGCTGgaaaggaggatagaggagatgaggaggcgAAATGAGGCTTTGCTGAAAAGGTTCAAA GAAgttgaggaggacaggagaagggcTGAGCGTAGGGGGGCAGCCCTGCTTCCCAAAAGCACCAAActggtcaaaaccagttcagctCATACCACTGATGTGTCGGACCAGTGGGAGAGCCTCACCATCACCGTAATGAACCAGGTGCCAACCCAG AAGGACACCCGTTTGGTGGCAAGGCGGTCTAATGGAGGCAGAAGGCAGCCCAAATCACGGAGGTTGGAGGACCGCCTGGAAAAGAGATGTGGGGAGGAGAAACACATTTTGGAGGAAAGGCAACTGATAATCTGCACTATAGACAACGGTGAG GATGCAGGAGACTACTGCACTGACCACAGTGGCAGCACATCGGACGTAGAGAGGCGAGAGTACCTACGCTGGAAGAGACGCAACCGCTCGATTGTGGAACTGCTCGACCAGGACAATCTGGCAGTACACCTACAGAGCAGCAAGGAGCAGATGGAACTGGTCGACCAGGACGACCTGGCAGTACACCTACAGAGCAGCAAGGAACAGATGGATCTGCTCGACCAGGACGACCTGGCAGTACACCTCCAGAGCAGCAGGGAGCAGATGGAACTGCTCGACCAGGACGACCTGGCAGTACACCTCCAGAGCAGCAGGAAGCAGCGTAAGAAGGCCCGTTAG
- the LOC118398872 gene encoding uncharacterized protein LOC118398872 isoform X4 gives MAQSIEGDRRRSGQTGKSLCQCQSPHDNDNVVIHDPECSAILELDSSESSEESSEEDIVKCSTEPEVVGPAMELERRIEEMRRRNEALLKRFKEVEEDRRRAERRGAALLPKSTKLVKTSSAHTTDVSDQWESLTITVMNQDTRLVARRSNGGRRQPKSRRLEDRLEKRCGEEKHILEERQLIICTIDNGEDAGDYCTDHSGSTSDVERREYLRWKRRNRSIVELLDQDNLAVHLQSSKEQMELVDQDDLAVHLQSSKEQMDLLDQDDLAVHLQSSREQMELLDQDDLAVHLQSSRKQRKKAR, from the exons ATGGCCCAAAGTATTGAAG GTGACAGGCGCAGGTCGGGTCAGACTGGGAAAAGTCTATGCCAATGCCAGAGTCCCCATGACAACGATAATGTGGTCATACACGACCCTGAATGCAGCGCCATACTGGAACTAGATTCTTCAGAATCGTCTGAGGAATCTTCAGAAGAAGACATTGTGAAG TGTTCTACAGAGCCGGAGGTTGTAGGCCCAGCCATGGAGCTGgaaaggaggatagaggagatgaggaggcgAAATGAGGCTTTGCTGAAAAGGTTCAAA GAAgttgaggaggacaggagaagggcTGAGCGTAGGGGGGCAGCCCTGCTTCCCAAAAGCACCAAActggtcaaaaccagttcagctCATACCACTGATGTGTCGGACCAGTGGGAGAGCCTCACCATCACCGTAATGAACCAG GACACCCGTTTGGTGGCAAGGCGGTCTAATGGAGGCAGAAGGCAGCCCAAATCACGGAGGTTGGAGGACCGCCTGGAAAAGAGATGTGGGGAGGAGAAACACATTTTGGAGGAAAGGCAACTGATAATCTGCACTATAGACAACGGTGAG GATGCAGGAGACTACTGCACTGACCACAGTGGCAGCACATCGGACGTAGAGAGGCGAGAGTACCTACGCTGGAAGAGACGCAACCGCTCGATTGTGGAACTGCTCGACCAGGACAATCTGGCAGTACACCTACAGAGCAGCAAGGAGCAGATGGAACTGGTCGACCAGGACGACCTGGCAGTACACCTACAGAGCAGCAAGGAACAGATGGATCTGCTCGACCAGGACGACCTGGCAGTACACCTCCAGAGCAGCAGGGAGCAGATGGAACTGCTCGACCAGGACGACCTGGCAGTACACCTCCAGAGCAGCAGGAAGCAGCGTAAGAAGGCCCGTTAG